The genomic region CATAGGTCAATTGTCATCTCAAACATGCCAGTGCTAGCAAACATGTGAAGCACATTTTTTACATTAACTAAAACACCTTGAACCATTCCATTAGAAGGAACGGGTGGAAAGCTTATCTCCTTGAACTGCTCCGAATTAACATCAAAACAAATCACCACATTCGTACCTACAATCCAACATTCGCAAACAGTGAAATATAGAGTACCACCACAAAATGTGCCAGCTGACCAATTGAAATGAGGGCTTAGGTACTCTTGTCTTGTTATGAAAGGAATATTTCTCCAAGAGTGTACTTCCCTAGAATAAACATAGACACCAAGTACACCACTCCTACGCTTTATATGCAAGACCTTGTAATCATCGTCAGCGTCAACGTACAAACCAATGGCATCAAGGTTATTTATATAGAATCCATGAGAATCAGGGGTTGACAAACGCTTGAAAGCAGTAgttgttggattccaaagaagCAGCTCGTATGTATGATTCAAGCAAACACACAACAATCCGTTCAAATGTGAAAGTATTGAGACATCATTATTTTGGTGATGGAATGGAAATGTAACTGTTGAGCTTGGACCATAGTCATTGTTATTAGAGATGATTGGACGAACAGAACACGTTAGGTCGTCAATTAGTAGAACTCTCTGGTTAGATGAAACTACTGAGCGAGAACAATGTATCTTTACGAAATCTTGTGTTGACAATAACGCATACCATTGCTTACATACACTCTTAGAATGACCTACATCCTTTGCTGGCAGCCTCGTTAATATCTCAAACACGATTGTATGAGTAGGAAGATCAGCCATTGTtataccttcgtttaatacaGATAATGATTATTTAGTTGTCCAATCTAAGAAGATTATACCTTGGTGATAGATTATAAATAATTCTACAATTACATCAATATGAGGGAAACAAAAAGCAAAACACGAAACACCAAGAGAGACTTTAATATTCAacaactaaacaaataacaacaccAAATGTTTCTAACTTAAACACAAATTGGATAACGATCCATAATTTACATATCCCGTGCCTCGACCATATCCGGTTCGTACGTAATCGTACTCAACTCCGTAGACTTCAAAATATTAActgaaataacaaataaaatataacttttattaaactaCATGAGCCATTAGATCTAACTAATTATTAGAATGTTCATGTGTAAAGCATAACATACTATCTGGTAGATGAACCAACTTGAGACGTGATACATATATGATGGACCTTTGTTGCACGGCTCGAATGGAACGTATAACATCGGAAGGCTTCAGGGCAGACAAAATCAATTGTATTGTGTGACCACTGTATATTACGATTTTGGGTTAAAGTTCttctaataataatattttcttaCATATAACGTAAATATTATGTTTGTAATatgttaataataaataataacgtaCGTCTTATCTTGAAGAGAAAGTTCAAAACAACATCGATCACGTTTGCCTTCTGTTATTCTCCCAACCACATCTAAAACCAAATCAGTTAAATCGTATAGACcatatataaagttttatatatttaataaaaattataGATAGAGAATTAATATGTACCAACAATATCCATTTGAGGTCTCCTGTCATGCTTCAATTCTATAATGGAAGGGACCAATGGATATAAAGAAGCACCCCTTGGAATCGTAAGCGTAAGTGAAGAAAGCTTTGTATATTCGTTGATGACAATTTTCTTCTCGGACCAAACTAACACGTAATTCTGGTACTTTGGGCACTCAAGATAGTTGAGATTCTCAATTTGGAAATGATTCAATGAAAAAAAACCACCCATCAATGACGCGTCATTATATTTGTGTATCAAATTTTGTGGGACGAACGCAACAATTTTTTGTCTCTAAAATGAAAAGAAATTTAGTGGTGGAAAAACGCTTATATAACACaaagtaaattaaaataatgtTCTTACGTGTTGATCAAGAAATATAACCACTAATCTCTTTCCATCGACGTCATGCCAAATAAACTCCACCTTAACAAAGATTATATTATACCATGCTCTATCATTTGTCAATGATGAAAATTCTTCAACGGAAAAATGATCAGACATATCCTATTAAGTGTTCAATATTagttaactaaaaaaataaaaactccagaaataaaatttaaactaaaacatgattaaaattaaacagcaacaaatttaaatttaaactaaTACATAATTAAAAGTTACATAATTAAGATTCAAACTAAttcgagaaaaaaaaaactacagtcATCATAAAAGTTGTTCTAAGGTTCCCAAACCATTTTTTCATCCAATGGTGGTTCGTAAACCGCCCCAGGGTCAGTTTCGTACCCTTCAGCCCAGGTCGGTAGTTCTTGTGTTTGAATGTAGTTTTCCACATAAGGGGGGTTTGAAGGTGGAGGATGCATAGGAAGTATAGGAGTGTTTGGCACCGGACGATGGCACCCCTCAATTTGTAGTCCACCAAATTGTAGTTGAGCGAAGGTATAGTCATACGCCCAATTCAACTCTTCATCCGTCCAACCAAATGGATCATCATATTCAGGGTTTGCCAATGGAGGTGGGGTTGAAACCGAAGGTGGGGTTAAAACCGGAGGTGGGGTTGACACCGGAGGTGGGTTTGAAGTTAGAGGGTTTGAATCAGGAAGGTTTAAATGGTTTGTTGATCCTAGTGATTCAACGGGAATTGGATAACCACCGCCCATACCTCTCAATTGATATGTGTTTGGAGTGATTTGTAAACTGAAAAATACACATAATTACTATAACAATCAGCTTtgtgaatacagtattgttttaaatacagtattgttttgaataTAGTATTGTTTTGAACacagtattgttttgaatacagtattgttttgaatacagtattgttttgaatacagctttgtgaatacagtattgttttgtgAATACggcgttttattttgttttgaatacagtattgttttaaaaaaaattcctgtaatgatgaaggaaaagatcaaaatataacagaacaaagtaaatgaatgaaaagatcataattatcacaaaaccatgacacatatcagtcccaaaaatgaaggaaaagatcaaaatataacagaacaaagtaaaatcaaaactacaaaaacaatttactaTAATTTACACATATACATAATAACTATAACAATCAGCTTTGTGaatacaatattgttttaaatacagtattgttttgaatacagtattgttttgaatacagctttgtgaatacagtattgttttgtgAATACGGCGTTTTATTTTGCTTTGAATACAGtactgttttaaaaaaaattcctgcaatgatgaaggaaaagatcaaaatataacagaactaAGTAAATgaacctaaatatcataattatcaaaaaaccatgacacatatcagtcccaaaaatgaaggaaaagaacTAAGTACATAACAAtttatcttttcactattccataacAGAACTAAGTACACatatcacaaaaccatgacacataACAGAACTAAGTAaatgaaaaaatatatcaaaacatcccacagaacaaactaaaataaaaagtacataacaatttatcttttcactattccatatctaaaattgacctaactatcataattttcattgaactacaacacttatcatccccaaaaatgacctaaatataataagtatcacaaaaccatgacacatatcagtcccaaaaatgaaggaaaagatcaaaatataacagaacaaagtaaaatcaaaactacaaaaacaatttatcctttcactatcccgaaaaatgaaaaagtatatcaaaacatcccacagaacaaactaaaataaaaagtacataacaatctatcttttcactattccatatctaaaattgacctaactatcataattttctttgaactacaacacttatcatccccaaaaatgacctaaatataataagtatcacaaaaccatgacacatatcagtcccaacaatgaaggaaaagatcaaaatataacagaacaaagtaaaataaaaaccacaaaaacaatttatccgtTCACTATCCCGAAAAATGAAAAAGTATATCaaaacatcccacagaacaaactaaaataaaaagtacataacaatctatcttttcactattccatatctaaaattgacctaactatcataattttctttgaactacaacacttatcatccccaaaaatgacctaaatataataagtatcacaaaaccatgacacatatcagtcccaacaatgaaggaaaagatcgaaatataacagaacaaagtaaaataaaaaccacaaaaacaatttatccgtTCACTATGTCATATTTGAAAGAACTTACAACAATGCAAGAGGGAGATGTGAAAAGCCGACAAAAATTTTAAAACCTTGATGTGAGAGCCGAGAAACAACGCAAGATCCGAATGCAAAGAGTTGATATATTCTGAAATCGAAGTAAATAGAAGTTGTTAAGTTGATGTTTTGAAAGTAGGATTATTCAACTGAGATAAACTTACAATTtcagttgagtgtagttgagagtttgtaaagtgtgagTAGAGTGTAGATATCTCTGGATTATTTATAGAGACTGAAGGAAGCAGTGCTGTCTTTCAAACAGTGTATGGAAGAGTGTTGATAtattatagagactgcagcaagcaagctgtctttcacaCAAAAGTAAAGTGTTGCTTTTTCCTGTAGATTGTACTTCCCTGCTTTTGGCATCCCTTTTTGtcagatgtgtgagcattgagagagaaagcagatggtgatccgtgtgaagtcaaatggacggtcccgatcTTGATCCCTTTTTGTCTGTAGCATAAGTCAAATGGGTTAAGATCAGTTAAAAAACAAAaagcataaaaataacaaaacacaTCAAAAAACAGAGAATATAGTGAAGTTTATATTCTCTCAGTAGCATAgcatgttaaaaattaatattcAAGGCTTAGAAATTACCAAAAAAGAGCGAAAAACCGACTGAATTCGAATCTCAGCCCATTCTTGACACTAATGCTCCGTTAGTTCTcgcaaagtcaaccatcataaaaagaaatcaagtattagtaaagatttgatattagttataaccagtacactattaacttaaaataaatttaatataaatcacattttgtcaagttgcaaatataaaaacctttattataaacaaaaaagaaaagaaaattgatgaatgatgataaaCTTTACTTTACCTCTGATCAAATAACAGAGAATATAGTCAAGTTTATATTCTCTCAGTAGCATAgcatgttaaaaattaatattcAAGGCTTAGAAATTACCAAAAAAGAGCGAAAAACCGACTGAATTCGAATCTCAGCCCATTCTTGACACTAACGCTCCGTTAGTTCTcgcaaagtcaaccatcataaaaagaaatcaagtattagtaaagatttgatattagttataaccagtacactattaacttaaaataaatttaatataaatcacattttgtcaagttgcaaatataaaaacctttattataaacaaaaaagaaaagaaaattgatgaatgatgataaaCTTTACTTTACCTCTACTTGAGTGAGCATGAGACCACTAAGTGAGGGAACATTCTGCATATGAAGCCCCCATCGATTCGAATGAAGCAGCGTTCAGCGTCGCCAAAGCCAATTCCGAGACTCTCCAAGCAGATACACTTTCTCCGGCAGCGTTCAGCGTCGCCAAAGCCAATTCGTGACAGTCGTTAACCAAAGGTATAACTAATTAAATTCAGATCCTAAAAAAAGGTTTCCTTGCGAGTTGCGAGTGACatacctgagtcgattcatcacaaaacacatgcgaaatccttcgtaaacctcagatttcgtccttcgaacatccgtcaaccgcttcacctgaaaagtaagaatcacaaaagaacatggtaagatatataacactcattgcaacttatcagaacatcaaacggatcccttgttcaaatctgtggatcccttgccagataaagcttgtgatacatctcatgaaaccctagatctgctcatcgagcatcccacagaacaaaccaaaatcaaaaatacataacaatctatcttttcacaattccatatctaaatgacctaaatatcataattatcacacaaccatgacacttatcagtcctaaaaatgaaggaaaagatcaaaatataacagaacaaagtaaaatcaaaactacaaaaacaatttatcctttcactatgtcatatctgaaattaatctaactatcatcaccaaaaatacaaattcaaatatcacaaaactttcaacctaatttgaaataaccgcatctactaacaaatctacatcaagattaaagataagaatcacaaaagaacatggtaagatatataacactcattgcaacttatcagaacatcaaacggatcccttgttcaaatatgtggatcccttgccagataaagcttgtgatacatctcatgaaaccctagatctgctcatcgagcatcccacagaacaaaccaaaatcaaaaatacataacaatctatcttttcacaattccatatctaaatgacctaaatatcataattatcacacaaccatgacacttatcagtcccaaaaatgaaggaaaagatcaaaatataacagaacaaagtaaaatcaaaactacaaaaacaatttatcctttcactatgtcatatctgaaattaatctaactatcatcaccaaaaatacaaattcaaatatcacaagactttcaacctaatttgtaataaccgcatctactaacaaatctacatcaagattaaagataaatcaacatttagaacctaacctgagtcgattcatcacaaaacacatgcgaaactccttcgtaaacctcagatttcgtccttcgaacatccgtcgaccgcttcacctgaaaagtaataatcacaaaagaacatggtaagatatctactaacaaatctacatcaagattaaagataaatcaacatttagaacctaacctgagtcgattcatcacaaaacacatgagaaaatccttcgtaaacctcagatttcgtccttcgaacatccgtcaaccgcttcacctgaaagtaagaatcacaaaagaacatggtaagatatctactaacaaatctacatcaagattaaagataaagcaacttatcagaacatcaaacggatcccttgttcaaatctgtggatcccttgccagataaaacggatcccttgttcaaatctgtggatcccttgccagaacatctcatgaaacccttgatctgctcatcaaacggatctgatgatagattcaaacggatctggtgatagaactcatgaaaccctagatcgccgagaagagagaaaagagagagagaagagagagaagaagatctgatgttgttttgtgagatgtgtgagcattgagagagaaagcatatggtgatccgtgtgaagtcaaatggacggtcccgatgttgatccgtgtgagaagttaaaacatttggacggcagatgtatacccttgtaaagggtaaaagggtttgtgttttcttgtgccttaacagttgtacattgtgcattaagtgttttttcaacaccatgttcaattaccatcttgtccttcacatatccttattaaagtagtatagattaaaaaacaaaaagcataaaaataacaaaacacaTCAAAAAACAGAGAATATAGTGAAGTTTATATTCTCTCAGTAGCATAgcatgttaaaaattaatattcAAGGCTTAGAAATTACCAAAAAAGAGCGAAAAACCGACTGAATTCGAATCTCAGCCCATTCTTGACACTAATGCTCCGTTAGTTCTcgcaaagtcaaccatcataaaaagaaatcaagtattagtaaagatttgatattagttataaccagtacactattaacttaaaataaatttaatataaatcacattttgtcaagttgcaaatataaaaacctttattataaacaaaaaagaaaagaaaattgatgaatgatgataaaCTTTACTTTACCTCTGATCAAATAACAGAGAATATAGTCAAGTTTATATTCTCTCAGTAGCATAGCATGTTAAAAATTAGTATTCAAGGCTTAGAAATTACCAAAAAAGAGCGAAAAACCGACTGAATTCGAATCTCAGCCCATTCTTGACACTAACGCTCCGTTAGTTCTcgcaaagtcaaccatcataaaaagaaatcaagtattagtaaagatttgatattagttataaccagtacactattaacttaaaataaatttaatataaatcacattttgtcaagttgcaaatataaaaacctttattataaacaaaaaagaaaagaaaattgatgaatgatgataaaCTTTACTTTACCTCTACTTGAGTGAGCATGAGACCACTAAGTGAGGGAACATTCTGCATATGAAGCCCCCATCGATTCGAATGAAGCAGCGTTCAGCGTCGCCAAAGCCAATTCCGAGACTCTCCAAGCAGATACACTTTCTCCGGCAGCGTTCAGCGTCGCCAAAGCCAATTCGTGACAGTCGTTAACCAAAGGTATAACTAATTAAATTCAGATCCTAAAAAAAGGTTTCCTTGCGAGTTGCGAGTGACatacctgagtcgattcatcacaaaacacatgcgaaaatccttcgtaaacctcagatttcgtccttcgaacatccgtcaaccgcttcacctgaaaagtaagaatcacaaaagaacatggtaagatatataacactcattgcaacttatcagaacatcaaacggatcccttgttcaaatctgtggatcccttgccagataaagcttgtgatacatctcatgaaaccctagatctgctcatcgagcatcccacagaacaaaccaaaatcaaaaatacataacaatctatcttttcacaattccatatctaaatgacctaaatatcataattatcacacaaccatgacacttatcagtcctaaaaatgaaggaaaagatcaaaatataacagaacaaagtaaaatcaaaactacaaaaacaatttatcctttcactatgtcatatctgaaattaatctaactatcatcaccaaaaatacaaattcaaatatcacaaaactttcaacctaatttgaaataaccgcatctactaacaaatctacatcaagattaaagataagaatcacaaaagaacatggtaagatatataacactcattgcaacttatcagaacatcaaacggatcccttgttcaaatatgtggatcccttgccagataaagcttgtgatacatctcatgaaaccctagatctgctcatcgagcatcccacagaacaaaccaaaatcaaaaatacataacaatctatcttttcacaattccatatctaaatgacctaaatatcataattatcacacaaccatgacacttatcagtcccaaaaatgaaggaaaagatcaaaatataacagaacaaagtaaaatcaaaactacaaaaacaatttatcctttcactatgtcatatctgaaattaatctaactatcatcaccaaaaatacaaattcaaatatcacaagactttcaacctaatttgaaataaccgcatctactaacaaatctacatcaagattaaagataaatcaacatttagaacctaacctgagtcgattcatcacaaaacacatgcgaaactccttcgtaaacctcagatttcgtccttcgaacatccgtcgaccgcttcacctgaaaagtaataatcacaaaagaacatggtaagatatctactaacaaatctacatcaagattaaagataaatcaacatttagaacctaacctgagtcgattcatcacaaaacacatgagaaaatccttcgtaaacctcagatttcgtccttcgaacatccgtcaaccgcttcacctgaaagtaagaatcacaaaagaacatggtaagatatctactaacaaatctacatcaagattaaagataaagcaacttatcagaacatcaaacggatcccttgttcaaatctgtggatcccttgccagataaaacggatcccttgttcaaatctgtggatcccttgccagaacatctcatgaaacccttgatctgctcatcaaacggatctgatgatagattcaaacggatctggtgatagaactcatgaaaccctagatcgccgagaagagagaaaagagagagagaagagagagaagaagatctgatgttgttttgtgagatgtgtgagcattgagagagaaagcatatggtgatccgtgtgaagtcaaatggacggtcccgatgttgatccgtgtgagaagttaaaacatttggacggcagatgtatacccttgtaaagggtaaaagggtttgtgttttcttgtgccttaacagttgtacattgtgcattaagtgttttttcaacaccatgttcaattaccatcttgtccttcacatatccttattaaagtagtatagattaaaaaacaaaaagcataaaaataacaaaacacaTCAAAAAACAGAGAATATAGTGAAGTTTATATTCTCTCAGTAGCATAgcatgttaaaaattaatattcAAGGCTTAGAAATTACCAAAAAAGAGCGAAAAACCGACTGAATTCGAATCTCAGCCCATTCTTGACACTAATGCTCCGTTAGTTCTcgcaaagtcaaccatcataaaaagaaatcaagtattagtaaagatttgatattagttataaccagtacactattaacttaaaataaatttaatataaatcacattttgtcaagttgcaaatataaaaacctttattataaacaaaaaagaaaagaaaattgatgaatgatgataaaCTTTACTTTACCTCTGATCAAATAACAGAGAATATAGTCAAGTTTATATTCT from Helianthus annuus cultivar XRQ/B chromosome 10, HanXRQr2.0-SUNRISE, whole genome shotgun sequence harbors:
- the LOC110880854 gene encoding putative F-box only protein 15, which codes for MADLPTHTIVFEILTRLPAKDVGHSKSVCKQWYALLSTQDFVKIHCSRSVVSSNQRVLLIDDLTCSVRPIISNNNDYGPSSTVTFPFHHQNNDVSILSHLNGLLCVCLNHTYELLLWNPTTTAFKRLSTPDSHGFYINNLDAIGLYVDADDDYKVLHIKRRSGVLGVYVYSREVHSWRNIPFITRQEYLSPHFNWSAGTFCGGTLYFTVCECWIVGTNVVICFDVNSEQFKEISFPPVPSNGMVQGVLVNVKNVLHMFASTGMFEMTIDLWTLQGDYWIKVLSCPPIPPISLSLWCDITHYVTNGNWFVMTKLGKLFTIEMDMKPFECFYPVSWFRGFKGAVFVQTIVSPSI